Genomic window (Rosa chinensis cultivar Old Blush chromosome 6, RchiOBHm-V2, whole genome shotgun sequence):
GAATTACATTTGGAGAGTGAAAGCCATCATATATAGTAAAACAATGATAGCACCAAACCGTAGCATATATATAGTTCAATGGCCTTAGTAGCAATTGTGAAACATTAAACACGCACGAACTCATCCACAGAAAGCACCAAGAGAGCATGGGGGGGAACAACAAAATTCTCTGCTCCCGATTGCTAATTAATCCCTTGCATGGAAGGAGGTACCCAACTAAATACGTACAATTTCTAGAAGCATAATAGAAATGTAATCTATTGGATGAGCGTCTTGAAACTTTCGCAACAACCAAGTCTTGCTTGTGCAACCAGACATGCAGCCCTTGAGAAATATATGTCCCAAGTAATTAAGCTATAATATCAACAGATCGCTACTCTTTCTGTTGTGTTTGGAATCCTCATAAAATAGTGCATCGCCAAAGCGATATCTAACATGCACGAGCATTTAGATTTGAGGAGTCTttcaaaataaacaaataatcaCACTGCATAGCCTCATGGAGTTCagagcagtagcagtagcataATCCAATGATTCAGTAATCAATTTGCAAATCTCATCAGAGACCCACCCGCTGCTCATGCATGTTACTCCAAAGTACTCaccataacaaaaaaaaaatttaatttgtcACAAAACTCTCACAAACTGCCAACAACCTCATTCCAGTGGAAGCATTATGCCAATCAAACATTCTCGTTTCCTCATTGTCCGAAGCAAGTTTCCATTATATCCAACTCATCGTCTTCAGTTGTTAACCCAAATGTTGGACTTGAACCGCTAACACCCTATATACACTAGTTTCAACCAAAATTCGGCACTACCTTGCAGATTGTAAAAGTACATGTCTAATTAAGTAGTAGATGTGTTTTAGACAAAGATTTATATAATTAAGTTCCAATTTGCTCTTCATACCAAAGGATCAGCACCTTACACCTCAGTGCCTCACACTATCATACTCAAGGATTTTGGGGAAATCAATCCGATCCTTCATGTATATGATTTACTTTAAAATATACTCAATCGAGACCATGTAGGGCCGCAAGTATAAATTGGACAAACATGCTAGTGTGTTAATTAATCCCTAACTATTATGATAATGAAGCAAAAGATGCTTACTGATGAACAGAACGATATGGAGATTATGACTAAAAGTGAATATTATCGCCTAGGATTAGAACTCATAACATTATTATCACTAAATGTGATTATATTAATTAATCTTTAATACTTCATCATgtaaattaagaaaaacaaaaatgctaAAAATACATCCTTAAACACAAATGGTGAAATagattattttactttttaaaatttaattagttcACACAGATTTTAAGTACCAAGTAATTTAATGGCATATTGGGTGCAGAGAAGGGTCCCTCTAAAGAGTTcatactgatttttttttatcagtaaGGAGATCGAGACCAAAGACCACCCCCCTCAAATGGGACAAAAATTAAATGTTTGAGTGTAGAATAGCTAATAGGCTTCTCACACAAATATTAGTGACTATTAGCATTTATATACACTGATTATAGTcaattattctagtagtgacagATATAACTCTCAAACTTTAAAATATTAAtctcacaggttatcagagcaatctaaagaaagaaaaaagaaatcaaattacACATAGGTTAAGTGGTAGGAattgtttaatttgtttttcaatttgataGAGACTAAAAGGTATCATATCCTCCATGCTATGTTGGTGCTGGCAGTGTACAGCggcttggtggtggtggtggtggtggtggtggcatGGTGGATTCTATTCCTTTTAAATCAGTAGTGACCTAGATCTCAGTGAAGGCCTTGCCCCTGGCCCCAAATAATGTGAGACCCACTGTGCAAAAAAATCTCCACCTACATGCTTATGCGAGGTGTTGTTTGAGTGGTTCGTACCTTCACATTAATGGCTGTTCAACCAAAGGTTATGTGGTTTACAAAATGGAAGGCCAACATTTATTGCCATTTAGATCTGACGGCCAAAATTCAACAATTTCAATTAATTCAATGCATTTTTGTTTGGGTGTTGAATTTTTGATGTGATAATGATGGAGAAACCAACGCTAGATTGTGGGAACCATTCCAATGAAACTTACCATGTTAGGGCAACGCGTGAGCAACCTCCCCACCACTATGGTTGTCCTGCAATGCTTGTTACGTCTCCTACCTTAATTAACTGGTTTATTAGTCATTTAGATAGTAAACGACAACTATCATCATTTTTCACCTTGTTTCAAACTTGCCGTTGACCAAAAACCTGACTTTTTAATTCAGGAAAGTTGTAGTGGATGTTAAACTGAGTTCGTGAGCACATGGAACGCTCAAATCAAagtttgtatgtgaaagttatggtcGATCTAAAAAGCAAAATTATTGTTTTGAGAAACTTACTATAAATAGCCAATTACctttggtaagtttccattttcggaaatttaCCCCAAATCCTAAGTGAGATTCTCTCTATCTCAACTTGGACATTAGACCCAACCCGAGACCAGACGAGTTCTCCGCCGTCCGGCTGTACCAGGTCGCCGCACCTGCCCCGTTTGGCCCCTACACTTGCTCATTCAATTTTCGGCCTCAGTTTCCATCAACAACCGACCACCGAGGAGCATCGATCTCGAAGACGTTTTCCATTCGGCAGCTGTCACTGGTCGACCTGGTCGAAACTTGTGATTGTGGCCACCTTCGACTATGAAACTACTTGGGCTTTGAAGCACTCCAGACGTTTAACAAACCCTCCAAATGTTTCAGATTTCGAGTTATGATTCGAGAAAATCTAACCTTTGATCGTTTTTATTTTTCGTTAAGATATTGAAATCATTACGACGGCGAAACTCTTGAAGTTTGAGCCAAAACCGATGTGATTTAGGAGGGGTTTTCAGGTTTTGTTCTAGAATCGTATTTAACTTTTGAATCTTCAATATATTGTAATAAATTAATTGTAATGAATTTTATGCTTGATGTTGATAAATATCTCTTATATACacttatttatataatattttgaacTTAACTTGGGTTAAATATATACCttccaaacaaaaaaacaatctCGTGCGATGCACATGTTATTGTTGAAAGGAGAATGTGAGAGTTTATTTCTCATCCACTTCCTCCattttatgtgttttgtgtttttattttaccATAATAGCTttttagataatttcattataagctttattttgattttaaatggtattgtaggcatttcaaaatatgatgaaGCTTTTGACACCCAAACTTTGGCTACCTTTTATAGTAGCAGATATTTATATAATATGTTGAACTTAATTTAGGTTAAATATATATCTTCTAAGCAAAAAAACaatcataaaaataaaaggcTCAAATTTGAGGATGTTTAAAGGTGGAAGGATTTGTGTTATGGACCTAAATATGAGTCCAACAAAATCAGTCCAAAAATAAGTCTTGCATCACTACAACACCCAATGAAAGTAAGTCTTTTTGTACACTATTTAGATAGACTCAAATCACAATTCCACTAatttggacccaaatttgagcctaaAAAATGAGTCTCCATTGCTGATGCTCTAAGAACTTCGTCGTCACTTCTCTCACAAACTGAGAGAATAATAATCATATAACTATATAAAaggttgatttttctttttatttaaaaaagggTCACATGCCTTGACTAATGAAATTGTCAACTATAAAGGGGGACATATAATGCTTAAACCTCAAATTACATTAGATAACGAGAAAGTATCTCGAATCGAAAACAAACCCCCCTTCCCCTTTTTCTTTTGCCCAGATCTTGATTCCTCAGCATCCTCAAGAATTTACAATTCCAGTCTCACCTTTGTGGTgtcttttgcttcttttgtAGTCATTTCTGGCTATGTCCAGTTTGTTTCTGGCTATGTCCAGATTGGGAGGACCTTGTTCcttaccttttcttttctttattgctCACTGTCAATCGATCCCACATCTTTCGAAATCAATGCTGACCAAACCCCAAAACGGTTCTTCTCTTTTTACTATCAATCTCCATGAGGGCTCTTGTGACCGCGAGGATATAGTGCAAGGCACTTACTTAGGCGAGTATGGGTGCTCAAGCATGGTTTCATCACCCCTACCATTCTTTATGGTTCTCGGTCCTCTTTTGACAGCCACGGCTCTTTCTTAGTTTGGATCTCAATGGTGGACAATATGGTGTTGTTTTGAGAGATCTTCTCCCCTTGGTTGTTGGATTTCATGTGATCTGTGTACGGGGATTTGATTGGCATCGATTATTCAGAACGAAACTACTTTGTGTTCTACTTCCGACGACACATCGATGACTCTGAGTGGTCGACGACGCGAGGTGGTCTACAGTAGCTAGGTTTTTTGTTATGGGTTGGGCTTGTTCTTTGGGCTTATGCTTTAGTTGTTTTATAAAGGTTAATTTCCTTGTACTACCACTTTCTGAGCCCAGTTAgaaattaaatttcttttgtttccagttagaaattaaatttcttttgttttactGTCTATTTGGGTATGTCCATCAAACTTATTAGTTGGTTCTAGTTTCCGCCTTTTGGCTAGCTTTGGGGTAGCTTTATCAATCCCCATTtccgaaaaacaaaacaaaaaaagaatcgACTCACCAGCAATCTGGGCAACTTCATTTGCTTTACAAAGGTATTATACCAAAAAGATAATGTTAATATAAAGTTATACAACAATTAAACAAGATTAACACTGTTGTCAACAAGGACTAAATCTAGCGAAACGTCGTTTTATCTTGTCACTAAGAGGTTGCTTTCATTAAATCGTGCAAATGCCTCACCACTTACAGTTGAAATGTATTATTACCAAGTTGTGAATGcagttaaaaaaataattattattcCAAAGTAAATAGATTAAAAGCGACTGACTTGAAGGTTGATGGGTTGACTAAGAACACCAACTTAAGAATTCTGTCTTGGCATTAGACTaatgaaatgaaattttctATCTCCTCTGGAAGTTCAACATCTTGATTGCCAAGGCAAAGATAAATGCAAAGAGTACTGCAAATCCAACAACCACAGCTGCAGCCACTCCTAGAAATTCATGTTTGAAACCAAAGTAGCTCCTCATAAATTCTTCTACAGTTTCTCCCGTCTCAAGGTTGTTCTGTGAATCTCCAAACTGTGATGTAGCCAATCCATACAAGCTCCAAGCCACTGGACATACCCAATAGTACCATCTCCACCATATAGGAATCCTCTGCACCAGATGAACAAGACAAAGAATTGCACTATCAAAAAATAATCAAGTCATCATTGTAGATTCTATGCACTGTACAGAGCGAGCAATGCTTACAGTTCGTGGGATTAAGAAGCCGGAAAAAAGATTCCATAGTGAATAAAATGCACTGGTGGTTATAGCAGCAACGTGAAGGTTTGGTGTAACGGCCACTCCCATCATACCATAGAAGGTGAAGTACAATAGTGTGAAAAACAGGAAAAATAGATACCATAAGAATTTAGTAGTCCACTCTAATCCAATCATGGCATAAACTATGACACCATAGAGAATTGTTTGAGCAAAAACATAAGGGAGCTCAATTACAACCTGCAAACAGATATAAATCGCGTAAGATCAAGAAGAAAAGTAAATCAGTTATCACTTGGTAAAATTGGTAAATTGGCCGGTCACCCACCTGTGCAAACGAATAAGCTAATGGAGAATACATTCCAGCAGCCCGTTCTCTATAAAAGACTGTTCGTTCGACAGACACTAAGGACTGAACTGTTGTTGAATTCTTAATACCGAGAAAGAGAAGCGTAGCATACATAGAACCAATTACATTGAAGAGATCTTGTTGTTTTGTCCTGCACTCAAAGTTTTCGAAATCACATTAATTGGAGTAAATATATTTGCCAGAATATCAAGTTAAATACTATCAATATTAATGTAGCTTACTTTTTGGAGCCAAGGTCCCAGAACATTGTCCCCAACATCAAGGCTAGCATGGTTGTGTATATCAACTTTATGGCAGTGTATGGTGGATTACGCCAATACGACCAATGTTGTTTCCATAAACAGGCCATGCATTGTGTTAAAAATGGCTGAGCGTATTGTGTAGGGAAATACAGGTCCTTCGAACCTGGAGGAGGGGTGCTCAGTTCTTCAATAAGTGTTCTGTTTCTCCTGAAATATATGCCATAAATAAGAATAACTTTCCTCACCAGATAATTCTCAAGTGAAAGGTTTTGTCAAACCTACCTGTATAGCTCAGATTTTTTGTACACATCAGCAAAATCGATCCCCAGAGCGATTTCTTTCGCAGAACTGGTCACTTCCAACATCCAAGTTGCTGGATTATAGCCATCCTTAATCTTACTGACATTTTCAATTCCCTTCAAGAAGAAGTACATGTATTAGAAAGATCAATTAACAGAAAGAAGGATATTTGATCTCAAATTTCGGGGTCTGAATACCTCGAAGTACTTAATTAAATGGCAAGAATGACGCCCCAATGGCCCTACGTATAGCTCTTGTCCTCCTTTCTTCAGTAGGAATAACTGCAATGACATGTTAAATATATAATAGTCATCCACGGAGAAACTAAAACATAGTTTGTAAAGTCCACTCTTGTTATCTATCGATCTACCTCATCAAATGATTCAAATATATCAATGCTTGGCTGATGAATGGTGCACACAACTGTTCTTCCGGTGTCCACGGTGTTCCTAACTGTTCTCATAACGATCGCAGCTGCTCTTGCATCTAGACCTGACGTTGGTTCATCCATGAAAATTATGGAGGGGTTAGCCACTAGTTCAACTGCAATGGTCAGCCTCTTTCTTTGCTCAGTTGAGAGACCATTAGCACCAGGCAACCCTACTAGTGCGTGCCTTAACACATCCAACTCCACAAGTGCCATCACTTCCTCCACAAACATCTACAAGAATGTATCAATTCATAAGACACAAATGAAGTTACGCTGGTAGTTGCCTAACAAATCTGCTTTGGAAGTTAAGATACCAACCTTCTGTGTTTCAGAATCGATTTCTGCAGGTAAACGCAACCATGCTGAGTACATCAAGGACTCATAAACAGTAACATGTGGAGAGTGGATGTCATTCTGCTCACAGTATCCAGAAATCCGAGCAAATGATTCTTGCTTCTTGGGGTGCCCAGAAATTGTGATATTTCCCTCAATATATCCCCCAGTTTTTCTACCAGCTAGTACATCCATTAGAGTTGTCTTGCCAGCACCACTCACTCCCATAAGAGCTGTGAGAACACCTGGCCTGAAAGCACCACTCACGCGCCTGAGGAGCACCAATTTATCCTCAGGAACACCTTGGTTCTTCATTTCCTGCAATTTTGTATAGGATTCACACAAGTTATGTTGAGAGATCGAGTTGCACAAGCTTGTCTAGTGTTGAACACATAATAATTTTGGTTGCACATATCACCTGTGGCATGTCCACCGAGTATGAGATTTCATCGAAGGTGATGGAATATGGTTCAAATGGAAGAACCATTCCTCTTTTAGTGTTATGAGTTGTACTTCCATATCCTTTCTCTGCATTTCCAAAAAAATTATGTCTATCTAAATGGCATGTAGTCAACAGATATACAACAAAACTTCTATACAAGATATATCACCTTTGCTGATTTGAGGAGTCAAGCTTTTGTCATCATCTTTATTGCCTTGATATTCTTCTGATTTAACACCCTGTGGCTTGTCCAAAGCTGCATAATCATTTTATGATATTATGagctaaactttttttttcctatgttAATTGCAAATTAAAAAAGGTGAATTTGCATACGGTTTAGATAAGTAAGAGCCAGAGTGTAACAAATGTTGAAAAAGAGCATGTATCCAGCCAATGCTCCAGCGCCAATCCAATACCAATATGCATGTGTATGGAATCCACGAGACTTCAGAACAGCAATTCCTAATGATTCTGTTGAGTTTGGAATTTCCTTTGATAGCAATAGACAAATATCAAACAATTAGTCTTTGATTAACGAATGCCATTGTTTGAAAAAGGACTTACATGTCTCCAACTCTTGCCAAGGAACTCATTAACTACAATAGCATTCTGCCCATACATCAAAGGTGATATCCAGTAGCCCCATTTCCACCATTTCTTTATATTCTCTGTGAAGTTAACCAAAGAAAAATGAACATCATGATATTGATAGAAATGAAGTTTCCCGAAATCAAGTATCTGTACTTGGTTTTTTACCTCTTGACAGGATAAAGCCTCCCAAAGCCACATATATGCATGTTGCGAATGAGGCAAGTGTATTAGCAATAGTCAAGCTTCTACCAATTCCAGCAATGAATTTGAATAATGCATTAGCCATTTGATGCATGAGTAGGAGGAGAAGGTATTGCTTGAACAACCTGCGGCATGTCCATGACAATACATTATTCGGGATgggaataaacataaaaacaagtTTCAAGGAGAATGTGATTAACAATTTCGTTTCTAGTTATTTTTACCTTCCAACATTTGGATCATATCCAATGACATAATAGGAAATAAATACCCAAACACCAACTTCAACACAGGTGAGAGGGATCTTGAGGATCCACGTGGGAAGTGCATATGCCCATGGTGGAAAAAAGAGTAGCTTTCTTTGCTTAAAAAAAACTGGAAGCTTCGCTACCGTCATCGATATCTCTGCCACTGCATTGAGCACAACAGTATACAAGGAGAAGAACAAAGCACCAGCATAAAGTCCACCATTAATCACTGTGTCATGGTGCATCTTAGTCCTTAGGAATAGTGTCATTGTAATCAGAGCCAATATTGATTGCtaaaaaggaggaaaaaaaattatattggaTTAATTAAAGCCATATTTCGAGGATATATAAAAAGGTTATAACTTATATATAGAAGCAAAACTAAGTTGAACCTACTTGGGTAAGCTTGAAAAGGTAAACAAATGAGTTCCTCTTCATCAGCAAGAACTCCCTTGAGAGACAAGCTTTCACCAGTTCTGCTTTTTTAACACCATATGTATTGGTTGATAATGCAGCTGGGTGACTCTTGGTCTTGTCAAATGGAGTTGCAAGTTCATTAGTAATTGTGCCCCCTACATGAAAAGATTGGAATGCCTCCGAGAATTCTTGGACTGTGATGAACCTGTAAGGCTCATCTCTGCTTCCCCAATACTGCTCCTGATCTTTCTTTGATGTCACCtacaccatatatatatatatatatatatatatatatatatataatttacacGTACTCTTCAATATATTATGTGCATTTCTCATTTTCATCTTTGTCATAGCTAGTATCAAACAAAGCTATAAATGGACTTACTTCTTGCAGAAAATCGGCCACACCTTTTCTCTCGGGACATCTGAAGCCCATGGATTCGAAAAAGTCAAGAACATATTCACGGGGACCTTGGTACACAATTTGACCTTCAGAAAGAAGAATAATGTCATCAAATAGATCATAAGTCTCAGGTGCTGGCTGCAGCAGTGAGATGAAAGCAGTCCCTTGGAGAATGTGAacagattgcttgattgaattTACTATTTGATAAGTTGTTGAACTATCCAAACCAGTCGATATTTCGTCCATGAATAGTGCCTTAGCAGGTCCAACCAACAtctcacctatatatatatatatatatatatgatccacTTAATCAAACATCTGCCACTTGAAATATTTATACAGAATTTAGAGCACAATTTGTGTGTGAGAGTTAGGACTTTGTGTACCGGTTGTGACACGCTTCTTTTGTCCTCCAGATATACCCCTTATCATTTGATCCCCTACCAAGGTATCTGCACAGCCATCCAATCCCAAAATCTGCAAATCAAATGGATTATTGGTCAATAAAGGGAAGTTCTATATGTAAAAGGTAATTTTTTGAAAATCCTGTTCTTATTACAGAAAAGAATAATAATATATGTTACCTTAAGAATATAACTTGTCACAAATACTGCCCTTTGGCTTTCTGATGCTATTCCCTACAATTGCAGAGAGGACGAATTAAAACCACCGCAAATGGTTGAAACCCTTTAAAACTGGGGAAATTAAGAAGTCCGTTAATTTTAAATGGTCATTTCTCACCTTCATGTAGATATCCAAGTCTATATCTGGCTTAATTCTTGCATCTTTCTCTCTTCTACTTAACTCTTCTAGCATCTCTGCCAAAATACAACATTATAATCGATTATCTTTTGCCATTAATAAAGTCAGTACGTGGTCTAACCCAGCAATTTAAAGGAAACTAAACATAAATGCAGCCACAAACGAACCATAACGAGTTCCCGCGCCTTGGCATCTTGCCGAAAAAGCCAAGGTTTCTGCAACTGTCATTTCTCCGATATGAACATCATGTTGACTGATATATGCAGCACTTCTCTGAGGTACAAATTCGTGCATGTCATGACCATTGTAAGTCACACTTCCTGAAACCTGCACAAGAATTTTCACTGAAACACATTAGTAACAAAATACAACAGTAATACCTACATATCAATTGAAAAACCTTGATCAAAGTCCCACTTCATTTCATTTAACCTTGAGATCCTTATCAAGCTCTCCAGCCAAAGCCAACAAGAGCGTGGTCATCCCAGAACTTGGAGGACCCAAGAGCAGTGTCATTCTGC
Coding sequences:
- the LOC112172329 gene encoding pleiotropic drug resistance protein 1, producing MEIISCDLENVGHSFHQSGSFWTDNGRAVFSTSSVGEDNEDDEEALKWEALQRLPTFTRLKKGLLTSPQGPAIEVDLHHLELQERKGLIERLVGVVEEDHENFLLRFKNRIDRVGISLPTIEVRFEHLNIAAESYIGGRALPTVFNYCVNLVEGFLNYLHIVPVKKQPLSILKDVSGIIKPCRMTLLLGPPSSGMTTLLLALAGELDKDLKVSGSVTYNGHDMHEFVPQRSAAYISQHDVHIGEMTVAETLAFSARCQGAGTRYEMLEELSRREKDARIKPDIDLDIYMKGIASESQRAVFVTSYILKILGLDGCADTLVGDQMIRGISGGQKKRVTTGEMLVGPAKALFMDEISTGLDSSTTYQIVNSIKQSVHILQGTAFISLLQPAPETYDLFDDIILLSEGQIVYQGPREYVLDFFESMGFRCPERKGVADFLQEVTSKKDQEQYWGSRDEPYRFITVQEFSEAFQSFHVGGTITNELATPFDKTKSHPAALSTNTYGVKKAELVKACLSREFLLMKRNSFVYLFKLTQQSILALITMTLFLRTKMHHDTVINGGLYAGALFFSLYTVVLNAVAEISMTVAKLPVFFKQRKLLFFPPWAYALPTWILKIPLTCVEVGVWVFISYYVIGYDPNVGRLFKQYLLLLLMHQMANALFKFIAGIGRSLTIANTLASFATCIYVALGGFILSRENIKKWWKWGYWISPLMYGQNAIVVNEFLGKSWRHEIPNSTESLGIAVLKSRGFHTHAYWYWIGAGALAGYMLFFNICYTLALTYLNPLDKPQGVKSEEYQGNKDDDKSLTPQISKEKGYGSTTHNTKRGMVLPFEPYSITFDEISYSVDMPQEMKNQGVPEDKLVLLRRVSGAFRPGVLTALMGVSGAGKTTLMDVLAGRKTGGYIEGNITISGHPKKQESFARISGYCEQNDIHSPHVTVYESLMYSAWLRLPAEIDSETQKMFVEEVMALVELDVLRHALVGLPGANGLSTEQRKRLTIAVELVANPSIIFMDEPTSGLDARAAAIVMRTVRNTVDTGRTVVCTIHQPSIDIFESFDELFLLKKGGQELYVGPLGRHSCHLIKYFEGIENVSKIKDGYNPATWMLEVTSSAKEIALGIDFADVYKKSELYRRNRTLIEELSTPPPGSKDLYFPTQYAQPFLTQCMACLWKQHWSYWRNPPYTAIKLIYTTMLALMLGTMFWDLGSKKTKQQDLFNVIGSMYATLLFLGIKNSTTVQSLVSVERTVFYRERAAGMYSPLAYSFAQVVIELPYVFAQTILYGVIVYAMIGLEWTTKFLWYLFFLFFTLLYFTFYGMMGVAVTPNLHVAAITTSAFYSLWNLFSGFLIPRTRIPIWWRWYYWVCPVAWSLYGLATSQFGDSQNNLETGETVEEFMRSYFGFKHEFLGVAAAVVVGFAVLFAFIFALAIKMLNFQRR